A stretch of [Clostridium] scindens DNA encodes these proteins:
- a CDS encoding PTS sugar transporter subunit IIA, translated as MKKYVMYENKNEMIGVIVLSHGTLALSMLDTAALIAGGIDKCAGIALEAGDDPEEFRQTFEEVYEDFGASIVFVDLMAGTPFNQVCMTSRVKEEKMYVVSGVNVPMMLEVLTSRGKSTPEQLQKMAVDAGKRGVANITEWLENLSKHK; from the coding sequence ATGAAAAAGTATGTGATGTATGAAAACAAGAATGAAATGATCGGGGTGATTGTATTAAGTCATGGGACTCTTGCACTGTCCATGCTGGATACAGCAGCATTAATTGCCGGCGGCATAGATAAATGTGCTGGCATTGCATTAGAGGCGGGAGATGATCCGGAAGAATTCCGACAAACATTTGAAGAGGTGTATGAGGACTTTGGGGCATCGATAGTTTTCGTTGATTTGATGGCAGGAACCCCTTTTAATCAAGTGTGTATGACATCCAGAGTAAAGGAGGAAAAAATGTATGTTGTATCGGGAGTGAATGTTCCAATGATGTTGGAGGTTCTGACCAGCCGAGGGAAAAGTACTCCGGAACAATTGCAAAAGATGGCAGTTGACGCTGGAAAAAGAGGTGTTGCAAATATTACAGAATGGCTGGAAAATTTATCAAAGCATAAATAA